Genomic segment of Vibrio celticus:
AACGGTGGTCGTAACAACAACGGTCGTATTACAGTACGTCACATCGGTGGTGGTCATAAGCACCATTACCGTCTGATTGACTTCAAACGTACTAAAGATGGCATCCCAGCGAAAGTTGAGCGTCTAGAATACGATCCAAACCGTAGTGCTAACATCGCTCTAGTTCTGTACGCAGACGGTGAGCGTCGTTACATCATTGCACCTAAAGGTGTTAACGCAGGCGACCAGATTCAATCTGGCGTAGATGCTGCAATCAAAGCAGGTAACACTCTGCCGATGCGCAACATCCCAGTAGGTTCTACTGTACACTGTGTTGAACTTAAGCCTGGTAAAGGTGCTCAACTAGCTCGTTCGGCTGGTGCTTATGCTCAAATCATCGCTCGCGATGGTGCATACGTAACTATCCGTCTACGTTCTGGTGAGATGCGCAAAGTTCTTTCTGAAGGTCGTGCAACGATCGGTGAAGTTGGTAACTCTGAGCATATGCTACGTGAACTTGGTAAAGCTGGTGCTTCACGCTGGCGCGGCGTACGTCCAACCGTACGTGGTGTAGTAATGAACCCGGTGGATCACCCACATGGTGGTGGTGAAGGCCGCACATCTGGTGGTCGTCACCCAGTTTCTCCTTGGGGCGTTCCTACTAAGGGCTTCAAGACTCGTAAGAACAAGCGCACTGACAAGTACATCGTACGTCGTCGCACTAAATAATTTATAAAGAGGAATCGCCATGCCACGTTCTCTCAAGAAAGGTCCTTTTATTGACCTACACTTGCTGAAGAAGGTAGAGAAAGCGGTGGAAAGCGGAGACAAAAAGCCTATTAAGACTTGGTCCCGTCGCTCAATGATCATCCCAACAATGATTGGTTTGACCATCGCTGTCCATAATGGTCGTCAGCACGTTCCAGTTTTCGTTACCGAAGAAATGATCGGTCACAAACTGGGCGAATTTGCACCAACTCGTACTTATCGCGGTCATGCTGCAGATAAGAAAGCTAAGAAGAAATAAGGAGTAGATGATGGAAGCTTTAGCTAAACATAACTTTGCTCGTATTTCTCCACAGAAAGCTCGCTTAGTTGCAGACCAAATTCGCGGTAAGTCGGTAGATCAAGCTCTAGAAATTCTAACTTTCAGCAACAAAAAAGCTGCTGTATTAGTTAAGAAGGTTCTTGAGTCAGCTATCGCTAACGCGGAACATAACGAAGGTGCAGATATCGACGATCTAAATGTCGCTAAAATCTTCGTAGATGAGGGCCCTATCATGAAGCGTATTATGCCTCGTGCTAAAGGTCGTGCGGATCGTATCTTGAAGCGTTCAAGCCACATCACTATTGTTGTAGCAGATCGCTAAAGACTAGGAGAGTAAGCAATGGGTCAGAAAGTACATCCTAATGGTATTCGTCTTGGCATCGTTAAGCCTTGGAATGCTACATGGTTTGCTAATACCAACGAATTCGCTGACAACCTAGACGGCGACTTCAAGGTACGTCAGTTCCTTACAAAGGAACTACAAAAAGCATCATTATCTCGTATCGTTATCGAGCGTCCAGCTAAGAGCATCCGTGTGACTATTCACACTGCTCGTCCTGGCGTTGTTATCGGTAAGAAAGGTGAAGACGTAGAGAAGCTACGCGCAGCTGTAGCTAAAATCGCAGGTGTACCAGCGCAAATTAACATCGCTGAAGTACGTAAGCCTGAGCTAGATGGTCAGCTTGTAGCTGATAGCATCGCGTCTCAACTAGAGCGTCGTGTTATGTTCCGTCGTGCAATGAAGCGTGCGGTACAAAATGCTATGCGTCTAGGCGCTAAAGGCATCAAAGTACAAGTAGGCGGCCGTCTTGGCGGTGCTGAAATCGCACGTTCTGAGTGGTACCGTGAAGGCCGTGTGCCTCTACACACTCTACGTGCAGACATTGATTACGCAACTTCTTCGGCTCACACTCAATACGGTGTGATCGGCATTAAAGTTTGGATCTTCAAAGGTGAGATTCTAGGCGGTATGCCAGCTGCTAACGCAGTAGAGCCAAAAGGCGATAAGCCTAAGAAGCAGCGTAAAGGCCGTAAGTAAGGAGTCGAACGATGCTACAACCAAAACGTACTAAGTTCCGCAAGGTTATGACTGGTCGTAACCGTGGTCTAGCTAAAGGTACTGAAGTAAGCTTCGGCGAATTCGGTCTTAAAGCTGTTGGCCGTGGTCGTCTGACTGCACGTCAAATCGAAGCGGCACGTCGTGCTATGACACGTCACATTAAGCGTCAAGGTCAAATCTGGATCCGTGTATTCCCAGACAAGCCGATTACTGAAAAGCCTCTTGAAGTTCGTCAAGGTAAAGGTAAAGGTTCAGTTGCGTACTGGGTTGCTCAAATCCAACCAGGCAAAGTTATGTACGAGATGAATGGCGTACCTGAAGAGTTGGCACGTGAAGCGTTCCGCCTAGCGGCACGTAAACTGCCTGTTAAAACTACTTTTGTAACTAAGCAGGTGATGTGATGAAAGCACAAGATCTACGCGAAAAGAACGTTGAAGAGCTTAACGCTGAGCTATTGAATTTGCTACGTGAACAGTTCAACTTGCGCATGCAAGCTGCAACTGGTCAACTACAGCAAACTCATACTCTAAAAGCTGTACGCCGTGACATCGCACGTGTGAAAACTGTTTTGACTGAAAAGGCAGGCGCATAATGAGCGAAACTAACCGCATCCAGCAAGGCCGTGTAGTAAGTGACAAGATGGACAAGTCTATCGTTGTTGCTATTGAGCGCACTGTAAAACACCCAATTTACGGTAAGTTCATCAAACGCACGACTAAAGTACACGCACACGACGAAGACAACACTTGTGGCCTAGGCGACAAAGTTGAAATCGCTGAGTGTCGTCCTCTGTCTAAGACTAAGTCTTGGACATTGGTTAAAGTTCTAGAAAAAGCGAAGATTTAATCTTTGTAATTCTATAACTTATAAGCGGCTCCAAATAATTTTTTGGAGCCGCTTGTTTTTTGTCTACCCAATTTAAAAAAAGGGTGGTACAATTCGCGTCCCTTTTAAAGAGGCAGCCCGACCCGAGAGGGTCTAGTTTTAATATTTAGCGGAGCACTAACAATGATCCAGATGCAAAGTACACTTGACGCAGCAGATAACTCTGGCGCGCGCAAGGTAATGTGTATTAAGGTTCTGGGTGGCTCTCACCGCCGTTATGCACATATCGGTGACGTCATCAAGGTTACAGTGAAGGAAGCGATTCCTCGCGGTAAAGTAAAGAAAGGTGATGTTCTGAAGGCGGTAGTAGTGCGCACCCGTAAAGGCGTTCGTCGCCCAGACGGTTCTGTCATTCGCTTCGACAGTAATGCTTGTGTATTGTTAAATGACACTACTGAGCAACCAGTCG
This window contains:
- the rplV gene encoding 50S ribosomal protein L22, producing MEALAKHNFARISPQKARLVADQIRGKSVDQALEILTFSNKKAAVLVKKVLESAIANAEHNEGADIDDLNVAKIFVDEGPIMKRIMPRAKGRADRILKRSSHITIVVADR
- the rplP gene encoding 50S ribosomal protein L16, which encodes MLQPKRTKFRKVMTGRNRGLAKGTEVSFGEFGLKAVGRGRLTARQIEAARRAMTRHIKRQGQIWIRVFPDKPITEKPLEVRQGKGKGSVAYWVAQIQPGKVMYEMNGVPEELAREAFRLAARKLPVKTTFVTKQVM
- the rpsC gene encoding 30S ribosomal protein S3, encoding MGQKVHPNGIRLGIVKPWNATWFANTNEFADNLDGDFKVRQFLTKELQKASLSRIVIERPAKSIRVTIHTARPGVVIGKKGEDVEKLRAAVAKIAGVPAQINIAEVRKPELDGQLVADSIASQLERRVMFRRAMKRAVQNAMRLGAKGIKVQVGGRLGGAEIARSEWYREGRVPLHTLRADIDYATSSAHTQYGVIGIKVWIFKGEILGGMPAANAVEPKGDKPKKQRKGRK
- the rpsS gene encoding 30S ribosomal protein S19, yielding MPRSLKKGPFIDLHLLKKVEKAVESGDKKPIKTWSRRSMIIPTMIGLTIAVHNGRQHVPVFVTEEMIGHKLGEFAPTRTYRGHAADKKAKKK
- the rplN gene encoding 50S ribosomal protein L14 gives rise to the protein MIQMQSTLDAADNSGARKVMCIKVLGGSHRRYAHIGDVIKVTVKEAIPRGKVKKGDVLKAVVVRTRKGVRRPDGSVIRFDSNACVLLNDTTEQPVGTRIFGPVTRELRNAKFMKIVSLAPEVL
- the rplB gene encoding 50S ribosomal protein L2, coding for MAIVKCKPTSPGRRHVVKVVNADLHKGKPYAPLLEKNSKNGGRNNNGRITVRHIGGGHKHHYRLIDFKRTKDGIPAKVERLEYDPNRSANIALVLYADGERRYIIAPKGVNAGDQIQSGVDAAIKAGNTLPMRNIPVGSTVHCVELKPGKGAQLARSAGAYAQIIARDGAYVTIRLRSGEMRKVLSEGRATIGEVGNSEHMLRELGKAGASRWRGVRPTVRGVVMNPVDHPHGGGEGRTSGGRHPVSPWGVPTKGFKTRKNKRTDKYIVRRRTK
- the rpsQ gene encoding 30S ribosomal protein S17; this translates as MSETNRIQQGRVVSDKMDKSIVVAIERTVKHPIYGKFIKRTTKVHAHDEDNTCGLGDKVEIAECRPLSKTKSWTLVKVLEKAKI
- the rpmC gene encoding 50S ribosomal protein L29, yielding MKAQDLREKNVEELNAELLNLLREQFNLRMQAATGQLQQTHTLKAVRRDIARVKTVLTEKAGA